In Aegilops tauschii subsp. strangulata cultivar AL8/78 chromosome 3, Aet v6.0, whole genome shotgun sequence, one genomic interval encodes:
- the LOC109771523 gene encoding disease resistance protein RGA5: protein MTGIMVSASTGVMNSLLGKLATLMGEEFAKLKNLRKEVKHISDELSSMKDALESLADVDMLDKQTASWRDAVREMSYDIEDIIDDFMCKIGEKSKKTGFIHDTIQRLKTSRARHQIAGQIGDIKKLVRETSERRERYKIDVPKSGNVVVDQRVVALYEESSKLVGMDGPTNRLVNWLKDEEKKLKIVSVIGFGGSGKTTLANQVYHKLEGEFQCGAFLAVSQKPNMPKLLHSLLAQLGCGQYYHDCELNVLLDQVRENLKNKRYLVIIDDLWDVSAWNIIKCAFPENNLGSRLIVTTRIKTVAGACCFGYHEHILEMKPLSEEDSRKLFFGRIFCSEEACPGQLRDVSVEILKKCGGLPLAIICISSLLASERSYQKERWKHVLNSLGSVSGTNLTLEAMRQILNLSYKNLPHHLKTCFLYLGMFLEDSEIYRHELVSLWVSEGFVSKAHGQNQKQIAISYFNELVNMSLIQPAQVDMHGSVLTCKVHDMLLDLILYKSAEENFITVVDNLEAITGQLQKPRRMLFNLDGATLPRDVNMSQVRSFANWRGSTNIPSLAEFKYLRVFIADFSSSSVDDNRKIDLTGLCKLYQLRHIQIEGCDNCQLPTQIRGLQKLETFDIDGSCIPMDIFHLPCLLSLHIFHLPCLLPEGIGKMKYLQRLRWFDTLHTSIDSIKGLGELTNLRLLYLRTGFSEDVDMDVLNSSLAKLCNLESLNVFSPDSWIPEALTLSPPPPNLMGLSMMRISRVPNWIEELHNLQSLHITVDKLNNDDVGILAGLPALMDLELTFSRALEETIVIYGTAFAILKRFVVYWTIMPQLTFEAGAMPKLQSLSLPLNARGWKKDESATPTGIEHLLALERISVGIGSDTESEQRSAESAIRSAINMHPGHAHIKIDIQCY from the exons ATGACTGGAATAATGGTGAGCGCTTCAACCGGGGTGATGAACTCTCTCCTGGGTAAGCTGGCCACCCTGATGGGGGAGGAGTTCGCCAAGCTAAAGAACCTGAGGAAGGAGGTGAAGCACATCAGCGATGAGCTGAGCAGCATGAAGGATGCTCTAGAGAGCCTTGCAGATGTGGATATGCTGGATAAACAGACCGCTAGCTGGAGAGACGCGGTCAGGGAGATGTCGTATGACATCGAGGATATTATCGATGACTTCATGTGCAAAATTGGGGAGAAAAGCAAAAAAACTGGTTTTATCCACGACACCATTCAACGCCTCAAAACTTCAAGGGCCCGCCATCAGATTGCTGGCCAGATCGGGGACATCAAGAAACTTGTGCGTGAAACAAGTGAGCGGCGTGAAAGATATAAGATTGATGTCCCAAAATCGGGCAATGTGGTAGTTGACCAACGCGTTGTGGCACTCTATGAAGAATCATCTAAACTTGTTGGTATGGATGGCCCAACCAATAGGCTTGTCAATTGGCTAAAAGATGAGGAGAAGAAGTTGAAGATTGTATCAGTTATTGGTTTTGGAGGTTCGGGAAAAACAACACTTGCCAATCAGGTATACCATAAGCTGGAGGGGGAATTTCAGTGTGGTGCATTTTTGGCGGTGTCTCAAAAGCCAAATATGCCAAAACTTCTGCATAGTTTATTAGCCCAACTTGGGTGTGGACAATATTATCATGACTGTGAGCTAAATGTTCTTCTCGACCAAGTCAGAGAAAATCTAAAAAATAAGAG GTACTTGGTTATTATCGATGATCTATGGGATGTATCAGCATGGAATATTATTAAATGTGCTTTCCCAGAAAATAATCTTGGTAGTAGATTAATAGTAACTACAAGAATCAAGACTGTGGCTGGGGCATGTTGTTTTGGTTACCATGAGCACATTCTTGAAATGAAACCTCTTAGTGAAGAAGACTCAAGGAAATTGTTTTTTGGTAGGATATTTTGCTCTGAAGAAGCTTGTCCAGGTCAACTCAGAGATGTTTCAGTTGAGATTCTCAAGAAGTGTGGTGGTTTGCCACTTGCAATCATTTGCATATCCAGCCTATTGGCAAGTGAACGTTCCTACCAAAAGGAGAGGTGGAAACACGTACTGAATTCATTGGGGTCTGTGTCAGGCACAAATCTCACCTTGGAAGCCATGAGACAGATCTTGAACCTTAGCTACAAAAATCTTCCTCACCACCTCAAGACATGCTTCTTGTATCTTGGTATGTTTCTGGAGGACTCTGAAATATATAGGCATGAGTTGGTAAGCCTATGGGTTTCTGAAGGCTTTGTTAGTAAAGCACATGGACAAAATCAAAAACAGATTGCGATAAGTTATTTTAATGAGCTTGTCAACATGAGTCTTATTCAACCTGCACAGGTTGACATGCATGGGTCAGTGTTAACTTGCAAAGTACATGATATGTTGTTGGATCTTATCCTGTACAAGTCCGCGGAAGAGAATTTTATCACTGTAGTAGACAACCTAGAGGCCATTACAGGACAGCTTCAAAAGCCCCGTCGGATGCTCTTCAACTTGGATGGTGCGACATTGCCAAGGGACGTTAATATGTCACAAGTGCGATCATTTGCAAACTGGAGAGGCTCCACGAATATACCTTCATTGGCAGAATTCAAGTATCTTCGAGTTTTTATAGCTGACTTCAGTTCTAGTTCTGTTGATGACAACCGGAAAATCGACCTGACAGGATTGTGTAAGTTATATCAGCTGCGACATATACAGATTGAAGGCTGTGATAACTGCCAGCTACCAACGCAGATTAGAGGGCTGCAAAAGTTGGAAACATTTGATATAGATGGGTCCTGTATCCCAATGGATATTTTTCACCTGCCGTGTTTGTTGTCTCTGCATATTTTTCACCTGCCGTGTTTGTTGCCTGAGGGCATTGGTAAAATGAAATATCTACAGCGTCTGAGATGGTTTGACACGCTGCACACCTCAATCGACAGTATCAAGGGCCTAGGAGAGCTCACCAATCTGAGACTTCTGTACCTCAGAACCGGTTTTTCTGAAGATGTGGACATGGATGTTCTAAACTCTTCTTTGGCGAAACTTTGTAACCTCGAGTCCCTGAACGTATTTTCACCTGATTCTTGGATACCTGAGGCACTAACCTTGTCGCCTCCTCCCCCCAACCTCATGGGACTCTCCATGATGCGAATATCCCGGGTCCCAAACTGGATTGAGGAACTCCATAATCTCCAGAGCTTGCATATCACTGTTGATAAGCTAAACAACGATGATGTTGGTATTCTTGCAGGGTTACCCGCTCTCATGGACCTGGAATTAACGTTCAGTAGAGCCCTGGAAGAAACAATTGTCATATATGGGACAGCATTCGCAATCCTGAAGCGGTTTGTTGTCTACTGGACTATCATGCCACAACTGACCTTCGAAGCCGGAGCAATGCCTAAGCTCCAGAGCCTCTCTCTACCTTTGAACGCCAGGGGGTGGAAGAAGGACGAGAGCGCCACACCTACAGGCATCGAGCACTTGTTAGCACTTGAAAGAATCTCTGTGGGGATTGGGAGTGATACAGAATCTGAACAGCGAAGTGCAGAGTCTGCCATTAGGAGCGCTATCAACATGCATCCTGGCCATGCTCACATTAAAATCGACATCCAATGTTACTAA